Within the Manihot esculenta mitochondrion, complete genome genome, the region AGTGTCTCCGGGAGTGGATTAAGGCTTTCCGTAGAACTGCATAAAGAACGGGTCTCGCGGTGATCTGTGTGTTCTGTGCTCCGACCCAAGTAGGGATGGCTAATCGAACACTGAGCAAAGTTGGCATCCTGACCTGGAGTACAGGTGTGGGATGTACCCACCCTAGGCTTCGTTATGGCGGGTTCGATCACATATAGCCAATACTCATCAGTCATATTTTTTTTAACTATTACTTTATTTCTTACTTTGTCAGCGTTCAGCTATTAATATACTCTTCTGTCTTGTAAGCTACTAAGGGAAGTAGTAATCCACTCCTAACATACACTCACTTTCCTTACGAGTCTATGTTCTTCTAAGTGCTTTCTTTCTAGCTTGCACGCTATTGGATGGTTGGTTGAATTATCCTTTTTCCATCTATCTACTGCCATTTACTGATCGCCTTGAGCTGCGTTGTTCGCTCCTTTCTCCTTAATGAAAGACGAAAGCAGCAAACTCAACTGATGCAAGACAAGAACAGCAATTCCAGCTTCTGAAAAAAAGATTTTTTGACAGCTGACCCCCTAGCCAAACGAGCTATACCACAACCACAATCAAAAAGTCTCTTTATCCCTGGTTTGAGATAGAATTTCCTACTGAAAAAAAGGAAAGGGCTATGAGACTGCTATTTCAGTTAAGGAAATCCTATTTTCATTTGAATGAAAGACCTGCCTGAGATAGATTTCATCCTAGCCTAGATCTTTCTATATATATAAATATAAATAAAAAGAACAGGAATCGCCTTAACAGAATCTGCCCTTACCTTGCTAGGACCTGTGACTGTCTGCCTCAATGCCCGGGTACTTTTCTGACACACAATCAAGGGAGAGAATCATGCCAAGTCAACCGGGGCCTATCCTATACCATCTTCCTAGGAAGGAAAAGGAAGATTATTTTTAGCCCCATCGATTAAGGTAGGCAAGTAGTTCATTCTCTTGCTTTTTACCGCTCCAAAGTCATGTATATCCATTTCTTATGTTATGCGGGGTTTCCTCAAAAATGCAATACAAAATCGCCCAAGGAAATCTGATTTAGCGAGGTTGGGTGCGATTGTTGAATCGACTCTGAACTATGTTTTTTCCCTATTAGGATCCCTAGTCAAGCCAAGACCTTAGGCTATCTAAAAGCTAGAAAGGAATTCTTTTCTAGCTTCTCTGAGTTTTCCTCAAGCGCTAGTTCTGCTTTCACATCCGGGGATGTTCTTGGGAACAACTCCGCTCTTTCCTGTGTGTGCCTTATAATAAGGAATAGCAGGCAAAGTGCTTAACCAGGCGAAAGAGAGTTCGACTTCTTCACCCGTTGAATAAAATAACTGTGATTGCTTGAGTTGAATCAGTTGAGTTTGGTCCTAACCTAACGTATTTAAGAGAGAGGCTGCTTTTAGGTATGAAAGATGATCTTAATTATAAATTTCATAAGAGAAGCAAGAGAGGTAGATGAAAGGTGTGCGAGTTGCTTGATTGCTTTTGTAGTTCTCTTTATTTGTCGAGATGGGCTTAGTGTTCCGGAGAAATGAAAAGCTTATTTGATTGTTATATCATTCTTTATCGGGGGTTTTGACAGAATTGGGTTCGACTCCCATAGCCTCCATGTGGCGAAAAAGACTGATTCAACGAGATATGCCTTGCCTGCATTAAGATTTAAAACTTGTCGTCTACTTTCAGGAAATGTTCGGAAGAGAGAACTTACAATAATACAACGCCGCATTCTCCGAAGATTGAGGAAGAAGAAGATATCTATTAAGAGAAAGATTTATCCGAGAGAAAATCTTAACAGTTACATCCAATCACAAACTACACGAAAGTTGCCCCTTTTTCATGGGGATTTACCCATCACAGAGATGCACAGAGGAACAGAACGAACTTCATATATCCCTTTTCTACTTAATCCAGAAACAAGATCGGACGTTATTCCGGTTCGTCTCCATTTTTGTGAAACTATTCCTCAAGCAAGGCAGCCGATAAGTCATCGAAGGGTTTGTGTGAATAATGGAATGGTAAGCATTACTCATTTGAAAGTGTCCCACGGTGATATAATATCTTTTCAAGAAAATGACGCAAGAATCCGCGGTGAAGAAATAAGGAGATCTTTCTATATCGAAATATCAGTTGAAAAAATCATAGGCAAATTCCTGGATCACCCGGTAAGAATGTGGAGAAGAACCAAAACAGAATGGTTCCACCTACTCAAAACTAAGAGGGGATGCCGCCTACTACTAAAATCCCGGTTTTTGCAACAGTTGCGTTCTTCTATGCAAGAAGAAGACTTAGAAAGAACAAAGAAGTTTGGATCCGAAAAAGTATGCTTAGGCAGTTCCTTCGCTGAGCACAACAGAATGAAGAGAAATTTGTATCATTTCAAATCCCTATTCTTATCGAAGAAAAGGAACGAGAAAAACCGAAATCTTCCTACTCGAATAAGAAGTCCTATAGTTTACAACTCTTCTTTATATAGTAATTCGATCTATTGCTCCGCATCCCCCTATCAGTTTACTATGAAGAGAAGAATCAAAAGGATCGAACTACCTACTCATTATTCGGAGGTGAATCATAGAACACTAAAAGCTGTGGTATCTTATGGACCGAACATAGGTCATATCCCTCACGACATAAGATTGAAAGATTTAAACCTTCCTCTTCGGAGCGGAAACGGACGTGGCCAAAACATATAAAGATCGGCGTAGTCGCTCATAGGGACATATCTATCCGGATAGAGGATAGTCTAGATCGATTCATAGATAGATTTCTATCCATATAGATAGGTATCCCCGTGGATAGAGATAAAGATAGGGATCCATCTAGTCACTATTTCCATTTTTTTTCTTAATTCTGATTGATTGCCTTTTTTTTGACGAAAAGTTTTAAATCTTAATGCAGGCAAGGTGAAATGAATTTCAATTATTACTTGCTGGGTCGGAGCGTAGACGAGCGAGCAGAGCCCAGGAAACAGGGAAGCCCGTCATAGAGCAGTCGACTAGAAGTAGAAGACTGATGGCCTGAGAGAAAGCGGCCTCTCTCGGGAAAGATGGCCAAATTTCTCTTCTTTCTTTTTGATTTCGGGTTTCTTTCTTTTTTCAGGGGCCCAGAACGCTAAAGGGGAGAAGCAAACCGAACCTCTAATCGACCTGGACACATAAAAAATTCTCGGCGTCGAGAGAGATTTGAGATTCCGTAAGTAACTCAGTGAGTGCTTTCTAAGAAGGGCTTGGTTTGGAAAAAGAAAATGAAATACGAACAACCGCGCTGGTCGTAATAGATCGACTTTCATGCAAGTTCTTGCTCCAGTATGAAAGTTCCATTTCAGGGAAGGACGACGTACCATGATACTTTCTGTTTTGTCGAGCCCTGCTTTGGTCTCTGGTTTGATGGTTGCACGTGCTAAAAATCCGGTACATTCCGTTTTGTTTCCCATCCTAGTCTTTCGCGATACTTCAGGTTTACTTCTTTTGTTAGGTCTCGACTTCTCCGCTATGATCTTCCCAGTAGTTTATATAGGAGCTATAGCCGTTTTGTTCCTATTCGTTGTTATGATGTTCCATATTCAAATAGCGGAGATTCACGAAGAAGTCTTGCGCTATTTACCAGTGAGTGGTATTATTGGACTGATCCTTTGGTGGGAAATGTTCTTCATTTTAGATAATGAAACCATTCCATTACTACCAACCCAAAGAAATACGACCTCTCTGAGATATACAGTTTATGCCGGAAAGGTACGAAGTTGGACTAATTTGGAAACATTGGGCAATTTACTTTATACCTACTATTTCGTCTGGTTTTTGGTTCCTAGTCTTATTTTATTAGTAGCCATGATTGGGGCTATAGTACTTACTATGCATAGGACTACTAAGGTGAAAAGACAGGATATATTTCGACGAAATGCTATTGATTTTAGGAGGACTATAATGAGGAGGACGACAGACCCACTCACGATCTACTAAAGGGAAAGTAGCTTGATTGGTTCGAATCCAATTCGTGAGATGGCAGTGATCGGTCATGGTATCCATAGCGTTACTTCTTTTTCGGCCAATTCTAAGAAAGAGAAATCCCGAAAAATCCGTCAATAAATGACGAACCCCATTATACAGATGATAGGACAGGGATTAAATTACTTTGATAGGTGCCGAGAATAAAATAAGGAACCACTTTCTATCAGATTAAGAAAGAGCATCCAAGAAATCATTACTCATTGCAGCTACAGCCGTAGCCTATTCGTTAACTGGATCTCCTACCTACACTTTTAGGTTAAGGAAGGTTGTATTGAAGACACCACACTTAAGAAAAAAGCATATGACTTCCTTTGAGGAGAAGCCAATTGTTAAAGCTTGAAAGCATAGTCCATATAGTCTTCCGAAAAAGCCTTCTTTTCGTGCTCGCTTTCGAGGTACTCGCTCTTAGACTTCCACTTCCCCCACAGATCTGTTATCTAGCTCGAGTGTCTTCCTCCCTCTCCTGTCAAACCTTTTCTTGCAAACAGCCTATTCTTCTATCCCACGGAGTTATTCCCCGAAGGGAAAGCTTCCTTGAACCTGGTCCGGATTAGCCACTTAGCCACCTCCTATGCGCTTACTATGAGGACTTCCTACAACAAAGGCTACTCCCCACCTAACCTGGCTCTGCTACCACTTGTCACGGCCTTAGTTAGCACTCTGCTTGCTAAGGAAAGCGTGCGGCACCTGGTGCATTTCCCACGGGTGTCCTAAAGTTCCTCCACCGAATTGTAGTACGGAATCATCTCCAAAGATCTCGGTCAAAGCAGGCATATGCCAAACGTGAATACCCCCCGAAGCGACGGGCAGAACACCTGGCAGAGAGACCCAATCTTGAGTGAAATAAAGACCGCGGCTTCGATCTTTTTCAAGAAAATCATCACGTAGTAAATCAACAAAGCCTAAAGTGATCTCTCTTTCCCCTTCAAGTTTACCTACTACTGTACCAGAGTGAATAGGATCTCCACCAGACAAACGTAAGGCTTTAGCTAGTACACGAAAGTGCATACCATGATTCTTCTGTCTATCGATAACTGCATGCATTGCACGATGGATATGAAGAAGTAGACCATTATCTCGGCAATAATGAGCCAAGCTAGTCTTTGCAGTGAATCCCCCTGTAGTCATGCATTATGATAGGAAGGCCCAATTATTCTCGGGTAAATACAGCTCTTTTGATCATTTCTTCGCATGTACCTGCAGTAGCATTCAAGTAAAGTAATGCCCTTTGATTTCACCTGTTTCAGCCTGTGCTTTCTAAATTGCTTCGGCACAAAATAAGAAACGGTCTCTCCAACGCATAAATGGTTGGGAGTTCACATTCTCATCATCTTTGGTAAAATCAAGTCCACCACGTAGACATTCATAAACCGCTCTACCGTAGTTCTTAGCGGATAACCCCCATTTTGGTTTAATAGTACAGCCCAATAGGGGACGACCCTACTTGTTCAATTTCTCTCTTTCAACTTGGATGCCATGAGGCGGGCCTTGTAAAGTTTTAGTATAAGAAGGAGGGATTCGCAGATCCTCTAGGCGTAGAGCGCGCAGGGCTTTGAACCCATTTCATTTGTAGGTACCACAGAAAGCTAATGGGATTAGAATGAAAATGGAGGAATAGCACGATTATTTATTTAAGGGGCAGCTGAGGCATCCTAACAGATGATGAGACTAGGGAAAACTTGAAGTGTCGACCATCTTGTTCCAGAGGTCGATCATATCATTAAGCACTTTATCTCATTTATCAAGAAGTACAGCTAATAGTACGGTAAACAGGAGCAATATGGTATGCAATAGGGCTTACAACTCTTCCAATATCTGTCCACGTCCCTTGCTTCTTCATTCTTCCTCGCTCACTAGTAAGCGCTTTCAACTCTTCTTTTCATCTCTTCACTCCCCAAAGGATTTCACTACCATTCTCATTTTCTGCACTCCGGGCTGATAATAAATTATACATCCAGAGTCTGATAGAATGCGTTATATGGCACTTTAAGCCAATCAACGTAGGATCTATCATCAAAGGTCTGAAAACGCAGAAATTGAGCGAAAATAATGCCCTGTGGCAAGTCCCTGAGAAGGAAGTTCCAAGACCGAGGCTCTAACAAGACCTCCACCTCTCTCTCTTGCCCCTTAGGCTATGCGAATGTTGAGACCCTCACTAGAGCTAATGCTACTACTGTGAACTTTTGGAAGCTATTGTGTAAGCCGCCCTGACTTCTTCTCATCAAAAGCGGGAGTGGGATTGAGTAAGCGCTTTCAGGCAAATGCTTAGAAAAGAGAATCCCGGGGTTCAGTTGCGGGGGGCTTAGAACTCTTATCCAACCCAGGAAGCAGTGGAATAAGCGGAACAGGTACTATAACCATCATTCTCTCCGAACGGCTCTGAATTCGTCTTTTTGATTGCAAACCATCGGAAGATTGTGTTTAATCGGAAGTCAATTTAACTCAATTTCACATTGAGCATATGATGCTTTATCTAAGTCAACTCAAAACTTGAATAGCCCTTTCTTACGCAAATACCAGTTTTCCAATCTCTATTACCTATGCTATTTCAGCATGACTAGTTTAAAAGCTAAATCAGTTAAGGGCTAAACATGAAATGCTAAATAGCTTTCTCTTGGGCTTTGCCCTTTTCTCTTTTAAGGCTATTCCATCCCACTCTCACGTGGGCAGGAGCTACTTTCTTCTCTCTTTCTTTCCTTCGCCTTCGATTGGCTTTGTGTCATGTGTCAAGCCGACTTTCTTATAAAGATGGGTGAAGTAGAATTATCCCAAAGAAAAAAGTGTGATTTGCCTTTAGGAGGCCTCTAAAGAAGAACTGGCCTCGCGTCAGATATTGGTTGCGCGGATCGGCGGCTTGCAACATCACATCTGGAACGACCGATCTATGAATCTAAAGCTTTACGCGTAGAAAGACGTCCAGAAAGCTTGAATAAGATTGTTTCATTTTTCTACGAAAAAGAAAGATTTCTGAATTCTGAAATAGTCTTTCACTCATGCATTTCCTTTGCAGCAAGAAGAAGACATTGTTGATGCAGTTGCGCACATTTATTCGTCGAGATTGGGTTGGTCTTTCTTTTATGGAAAGGGTATCTTCCTCATTGGGGTCCCCGAAACTCTCATTTTGATAAGCCAAGGTATAGTCAAAAAGAACAACTTTGAATTGTCTGGAACCCCTTTCTATAGCTTCTAGCTAAGCTGTGACCTTCTTCCTTTGGGATATTAAGTATAATAATAACTCATTGTACAACCATCTTGGCTATATCATTTCCCGCCCCAACCACCCATATGAGTGAACAGATAAAGAGAGTGAGTTGGCGTACCAAAAATGGAATGGAATTACTTTAAAAACCTTACTCTGCCTCTCGAAATGCTCTTTCACAATGTGATTCAATTGTATCAAAATTATTACGCATAGCTATATCCTCTCCATTGGGTGAGAAGGGAAGACCAAGCTTCCAAGTCCGTAGTGGAAGAACAATCTTATACGCCATTCATCAAATCATTCCATTTAAGTTGAAATGAGTAATGCATCGGATGGTGAATACCGGAGTCACATTGAAATTTGAATTTCATAGTAGATTATCCGCCCCTTCTCGTTAAGCTAAGCAAAAGATTCAAGATCATAGATCCAGATTCTGCTCCTCGAATTGTATTTGCTCTTGCCTATTATATCAAGTCATGTCATTCTGGTCTTCCTACCTTTAGTTCTCTATCGAAATCACAAGCAGAGGGGATAAATTTTCGGACTATGACACTTTGGCAATTTTAGCATCTTTCTGTTGTCAAAACCAATGTTTTGACCTACCCTATGGGGAATTGCACCGACCAGTCACCTGCTCTGCTTAGTTTTATTAGTTTTAAGAATATCTGGAAGGAGGAAAGGGCTAATAACCCATATTACAGTCTTATTCCAAAGCATGCTCTAGAAGTGCTACATTAGAGTAGAGTAGCGCTCCATATCTCCTCCATTCAAAAGGAACTTCGAGGGACTGATGGAAACCGAACTGAATATATTGTCACATGTGAATCTTCAAGAAACTGCGACATAGCCAGATGGAGAAGAATTATATCTAGGAAGATATCCTCCCTCCAAAAGAGACTACAACTCCAATGGATCTCAAACCGCCTATGCACTATGTTCGCTTGGCTGGGAAGGGCTTAGCACTACACTAGAACTTCAACAATTTGAGAAGATTCTAATCTAGTTGCTTTGTTAAAAGCAGGGGATGAGCTTAGGATTGCTGTAAAGTAACTCACAGGATTAATTCATCTTTCTCACTGGCGGGCTTGCCTAAGTAAGAGAATAGACTGCTGTAAAGAGCCTGCTTGAAAACTCATTTGCTTAACTCATCTAATGTATTAAAATAGAATGTTTGAAAATGAGCTGGCTGGGCAGGAATCAATCCTATTATTTGAATATCTTCCCAACCTTTGCTTCCAAGCCCGGCCATTGGCGATGAGATAAAGGCTATTCCACGGAAAAGCTACTCTGGTGGTCCAGAACCAGAAAGTAGGCCTTACGAGGGCGCCCTAGCTAGATTCACTCACGGATTTGATTTGAACGAGGAAAGTAGGTCTTTTTGGCTTAAGATTATACTAATAGCCATCCATTTGAATCGTGCAACTTTATAAATAAGGTTTACTCCGCTTTTTTATAGTAAAAGTATAGAGTGCGAGAGGTTTACCCGGCTAATTCAATCTTTCTTCGATACCGACATTCTAAGATAGAGAGGCGACCAACGGGAGGCAGAGGATTCAACTGCTTCATCCCGTCATAAAGATTTAAGGGTCAAGAAGCTGAATAGAGAGCCAATCATGCGGTTTGTTCTCGTCAGACATAATGTTCTTTGAAACAGGAGATGTGCCCTCGTGAGCTCGTATCCATGTCAAGCCCTAGATCAATTACTTGGATTGGATGAATTCCTTTAGGAGGAAAAAAGAGAAAGGAAAAGGCAAAGTCACCTTATTCTAGGGGTATGGCGATAGACCTGCAACCACATTCACTTAGTCTTCTTCCCTTACTATCAGTCTCAAAGGAATAAAAAAGGAAGTTCAGGTCAGGGCATGAAGCTACAGGTTCTATTTGCGGTCGTGAGACAGAGGTCAGAGGCAACTTGTTATATGGGTAGCCGTGCGTGTTAATGGATCTTCTTCTATACTAGTAGTAGCAGGTTTTGAATATCAGTTTAATCAGTTATAGATTTCCGAGTAGAGCAGGGGAAGGCAATTCTCACAGAGGAGCGAGTAGATAGAGCCGGGTTATGCTATCCTTACAAGCCCTCAGGGAATTTAATAAGCTTTCACTGAATAATCTATCTCTCCGGAGTAAGTTGATTTAGCACTAGGCACAGAGGTTCATCGCAAATAATACTGGACATGCCGATGAGTGTGATTTCGTACATCATCAAAATAGCGATATAGAAGGTTGGCTGGAATAGGAGTCTTCCGGAATTGTTGAACCATTTGCACAGAAAGGCCAACTCTTAACTAGGCTAGCGAAGGAAATTAGGAAACCTCTTGCCCGCATCGATTTAAAATGCTGCAAAGGCTTTAGGAGCAGGGCCTGGAACTTAAACTGGGACTTATGCCTGTTTTTCTTTCTTTTTCTCTCGGGACTGTGTTAAGTCAATAAGCTTTCCACTCTCTTCATGAAAGATTCCCTAATAGCCAAGTTACTTGCTCTCCATGGCTAAGATAACTAAGTTAGCTCTTTCTTTCTTATCTAGTAGCATACCGGGATGGAACTACCAGTGTAATCCAGGAGACTGAAAAGGGGTGGATTCATCAACAGCAACTACCTATTGTCTTTCATAAAAGAATGGACTCCCGGACCATCCAATCTTCACTCGCTTAGTCTGAGTAGGTGCCCCTTTGGCTGCTCTAATTCCTGGCATCTGAAAACAAACCCTTCCTTGCCAAGACATTACTACTACACTAACCATAGAAAGAGGGTGACACAAAAGCAGCTACACTATAAAGGTTTTACTCAAGACAGCCTCTAAGTTAAGAGGTTAACTCTAGGCCTACGGTTCATTGTTAAGGCTTTAATCTTTTTCTTTATTTGCTCGCCTTCCCGCCTTGAACTCTATTGTTTTTAGCATGCCACCCAAAGACTTACCAATGCAATAGCTTACCGTAAACCCTAATCCCTGAATGAAGACTTCACTGTAAGCCAATCCTTCACAGAGGAAGCAAACTTTAGAATAAATTGTTCATAACGAGAGCGTTGTATGGTATGTAACAAAGTATGTAACAATTCATTAAAGCTATATAATTTCTGAATAACCTTATTCATCATGTGAAACTCACTAAGTATGTTATAGAGATCTTTTATATTCATAGAGGCTAGAAATCTTGGCACGAGTAAACCTTCATTTACTAATATATCCTCATGCGTTAGAATATATTTCAACAAATCACTGTTGATTTGAAAGGCCTGTCCCTGCAGCTTGTTCATTACATCGCATAGATCATCTATGTGATTATCCCCTCTGGGAATAGAAATAGAAATATCATCAATCTCATCCTCATCGGTACTTAAGAGACGGTAAGTATCATAGATATCCCTTCTTTGATCACTTATTAAGTAACCCCCTGATAGATCAGACAGCTTTATTGGGCTTTGACCCGGCTGGCAGGAAATCGTCCAATCTAGAGGTTGGCATACCATTGGAAGGTTGACCTTGAGAGGGAGTAATGAGATATTCAAATTTCAGAATACGTAGAAATGGGTTGGAATATAGTAAACTTTTTTCTTATTATTCGATCGATGAGGCAAATCACTGATTAAGGTGATCAAACCTCTCTCCTCCATGAATTGAACTAAGCCGATACCGAAGGGATAGATAATCGAAGATTTCGAGTTCAACCTCTCCTTACCAGACAGATGCACTTTTTTAAGTTCAGGAGTGGACATAGAAATAGATTGATTTTTCCTCCGGAATTGAAATAATGATACTTCTTTACGGACACACCTTTCTAATACTGAAACCAAAGAAGAAAGACGAATTAATAATTAATTTATTTTCTCTAAGTGGGTTAAAAACCACACCCAGTACATGAACTATTAATGCCTCAATCGTATATTCACCGAACTCTGAAAGCAATTCAATATCATCCTTTGAGAGTTCCATATTCATCAGGTAATCCCTAGCACTTTCATTCTTTTCCCTAAATAAATTAATTAGCTCGGGTGCTATTTTGAATATTGATTCTTCATCGAAGAAGAGAGTCAGGTCCTCAATTTCCATTTCAATCTTACGTAATTCTTCATTCCTTAATGGGAAGCTAGCCTTCGAATTATTCAATATATCGAAGACAACCGGTTCCACTAATTTACTATCACTCTCTTGTTCACACATCTTAGAACTTTTAAAACAATGTTGATAATCTTACCCGCTAAAATAAGAGTAAGCTGTTTGGCGGATGCAGCAAACCAGACTTCTATCAATGTGAGCGAACCGCTTCGCAAGGGGCGCGAACGAATAGACTGAAATTGTCTGGTTCCATATCTATCCAATCTGAAGAAGATTCGCCGCATATAGGAAGAGGAGATCTTAACCCCTTGGCCAATGAAGAGATCAGCCTTCTGGGGGGGAGAAGCCACGCTTTGCTGTTGATGGTCATATCGAAAAAGGGTTTAATAACTGATGTTGGAAGGGTTTGTCTCCGGTCTTGTTTTCCTAACTAAGATTCCATTCTTCAAAACAGAAGGCCGGCCAGCCCATAGGTTATTTATAAACCACAATAGACGAGGTCTTCTGAGCTCCCTTTGAGACTAATTCGAAGAAGAAGATTCCGTATCATGAGGATAGTCCCACCGGGTGAATCAATTCTTATCCTTCCCCTCCCACCGCCAAACGAAAGGAAATCGGTCAGGCCTAGCGCTTAAGGCTTCTAGCTCCTCTCCTGTTGATTTAATTTGTCACCTCGCATCTTTCGTTTGACTTTCAACTATGCAAATAATAAATAGGCGGGGCTTATCATAAGTTAAAGAAAGAGGCTTCTTCCTACCGTACTCGATCTTTGGATCAATGTCCCATTCACCGCCCCTGTTCTCGGTTGCTCCCCTGGAGGGCACTCTAGAGCAAGGTTTGAAGGCGTTCGGCCTTGTCCACCCTTTCCGCTAAGTATCCCGCTCTTACCTTGAGTAGACAACACAAAGAAGGTAGCCATTTCACCATGAGGGAATGTCCCATACCATCCCAAGTAGTAAGTGACAACATGCCCAATCGGTCACTCGTTTGCTTCTACCAAGCCCACAAGCTTGAGTCTTCAACCAAGACTCGTTGTTCACTTGCCAATTGCATCACCAACTGGTCAAGTGCTCAGCCCATCAAGGCCTCTGCCAGAAGCGAAAGTTTCAACCGAAAATGGCTTATCAAACTCAGGTAACTTCAGCATCGGCTCAATCACCATCGCCATCTTCAACCCGTCAAAAGCCTTTTGACAAGCTTCAGACTAGTTCTAAGACCGAGCCTTCTTCGGCGGATCTGTCAAAGCCTTGCCTCTTTCCTTCTGCCGAATCATCAGAGACATGGAAAAACATTACTGTAATGAATGAAAAGCTTGGCTTGTCGAGTGATAGGGGTGATGAGTAGAGCTCCCAGACAGCGAGCAAAAGAGCTCGCCTTAGATACATCTATTAGCACTTCACGAGTGCATTAGTTGTGGAAGGAGCCCGCTTACCCACTCTCCCTCCTCCCCCATTCCTAGGGG harbors:
- the nad6 gene encoding NADH dehydrogenase subunit 6 codes for the protein MILSVLSSPALVSGLMVARAKNPVHSVLFPILVFRDTSGLLLLLGLDFSAMIFPVVYIGAIAVLFLFVVMMFHIQIAEIHEEVLRYLPVSGIIGLILWWEMFFILDNETIPLLPTQRNTTSLRYTVYAGKVRSWTNLETLGNLLYTYYFVWFLVPSLILLVAMIGAIVLTMHRTTKVKRQDIFRRNAIDFRRTIMRRTTDPLTIY
- the rps4 gene encoding ribosomal protein S4; translation: MRYALPALRFKTCRLLSGNVRKRELTIIQRRILRRLRKKKISIKRKIYPRENLNSYIQSQTTRKLPLFHGDLPITEMHRGTERTSYIPFLLNPETRSDVIPVRLHFCETIPQARQPISHRRVCVNNGMVSITHLKVSHGDIISFQENDARIRGEEIRRSFYIEISVEKIIGKFLDHPVRMWRRTKTEWFHLLKTKRGCRLLLKSRFLQQLRSSMQEEDLERTKKFGSEKVCLGSSFAEHNRMKRNLYHFKSLFLSKKRNEKNRNLPTRIRSPIVYNSSLYSNSIYCSASPYQFTMKRRIKRIELPTHYSEVNHRTLKAVVSYGPNIGHIPHDIRLKDLNLPLRSGNGRGQNI